One Nostoc sp. UHCC 0302 DNA window includes the following coding sequences:
- a CDS encoding response regulator, protein MKILLIEDDTPTAAMLYEVLTAQYYTVELAADGQNGLALATSCNFDLILLDLLIPKLDGINLCRQLRAQGVQKPILLLTAKDQSADVVKGLDAGADDYVTKPYDISELLARIRALLRRGQTELAPAVLMWENLCVNPVSAQVTYEGKLISLTPKEYGLLGLFLRHPRRVFSRSEIIDRLWSIDTTPSEGTVTNLIKDLRQKLKAAGMSADLLETVYGLGYRLKTPPKTTETKTVLSGEQRGERHKLAEVEKEKRQTALASVNKVIERYKDTFAQRVILFEQVEQALQLGELQPELRQRANDEAHKLAGTLGSFGYETGSQLAQAIEHLLMGDKPLGSKEGSQLSKLVTQLKETLSKPTTPVTTGQLEKLNHIPLVLVINDESFSNQLKAEAASWGVQIEVAANWAIAQQKISQSPQAVLLNFNGQEPIENGLTLVQKLKEQLPNAPILVIAEQDNLRERVAAARLGVQRYLHKPVAITEVFEALTQVLPQSQVPQAKVMVLDDDPVALELLSNLLRPWGLRVKTLQDSQKFWEMLVVTKPDLLVIDLEMPTYSGIDLCHVVRQDPKWGNLPILVVTAHTDLESIQQVFAAGADDFIGKPVVGPELVTRVISRIDRSRLQQELKTLGRRIGS, encoded by the coding sequence GATGGTCAAAATGGATTGGCATTAGCAACATCATGCAACTTTGACTTAATCTTGTTGGATTTGCTGATTCCCAAGCTTGACGGGATTAACCTTTGCCGTCAACTTCGCGCTCAGGGAGTCCAAAAACCGATTCTTTTACTCACTGCCAAAGATCAGAGTGCTGATGTAGTCAAGGGATTAGATGCCGGTGCAGACGACTATGTTACCAAACCCTACGATATATCTGAGTTGCTAGCACGGATTCGAGCATTACTGCGTCGAGGACAGACTGAGTTAGCACCTGCTGTATTGATGTGGGAGAATCTTTGCGTCAATCCTGTATCGGCTCAAGTAACTTACGAAGGAAAACTTATATCTTTAACGCCCAAGGAATATGGACTATTGGGACTGTTCCTACGTCATCCGCGGCGTGTCTTTAGCCGCAGTGAAATCATTGATCGCCTTTGGTCAATTGATACTACACCTAGCGAAGGAACTGTCACCAATTTAATTAAAGACCTGCGGCAAAAATTAAAGGCGGCGGGAATGTCCGCTGATCTACTGGAGACAGTCTATGGCTTAGGCTATCGACTTAAGACTCCACCTAAAACTACCGAAACAAAAACTGTGTTGTCTGGTGAACAGCGCGGGGAGAGACACAAACTTGCAGAAGTGGAGAAAGAAAAACGTCAAACAGCTCTTGCTTCAGTCAACAAAGTAATAGAACGCTACAAAGATACCTTTGCCCAGCGGGTGATTTTATTTGAGCAAGTAGAACAAGCTTTGCAGTTAGGGGAATTGCAGCCCGAACTCCGGCAACGTGCTAACGATGAAGCACACAAGCTAGCAGGGACGTTAGGATCTTTTGGCTACGAAACAGGATCGCAGTTAGCACAAGCGATTGAACATCTCTTAATGGGCGACAAGCCTTTAGGGTCAAAGGAAGGCTCCCAACTCTCAAAACTCGTCACCCAACTCAAAGAGACACTCAGCAAACCTACTACGCCAGTAACTACTGGACAACTGGAGAAGCTCAATCATATTCCTCTCGTGCTGGTGATCAATGATGAATCTTTTAGCAATCAACTGAAAGCGGAAGCAGCGAGTTGGGGAGTACAAATTGAAGTAGCTGCCAATTGGGCGATCGCTCAACAAAAAATTTCTCAATCTCCTCAAGCTGTTTTGCTCAATTTCAATGGGCAAGAACCGATTGAAAACGGCTTAACCTTGGTGCAAAAACTCAAGGAGCAGCTTCCCAACGCTCCCATTTTAGTGATAGCTGAGCAAGACAATCTTAGAGAGCGGGTTGCTGCTGCTCGTTTGGGAGTGCAGCGATATCTGCATAAGCCAGTCGCTATTACTGAAGTATTTGAGGCTCTAACTCAAGTCCTGCCTCAATCTCAAGTCCCCCAAGCCAAAGTAATGGTATTAGACGATGATCCGGTAGCACTGGAGCTATTGAGCAATCTGCTGCGTCCTTGGGGACTGAGGGTAAAAACCTTGCAAGATTCTCAAAAATTTTGGGAAATGCTAGTTGTTACAAAGCCTGACCTACTGGTAATAGATTTGGAAATGCCAACATACAGTGGTATCGATTTGTGCCACGTGGTACGTCAAGATCCCAAATGGGGAAATTTGCCAATTCTGGTAGTGACTGCTCATACAGATTTAGAATCGATTCAGCAGGTATTTGCGGCAGGAGCTGATGATTTTATCGGCAAGCCCGTAGTGGGGCCAGAGTTAGTAACCCGTGTGATCAGCCGCATAGATCGCTCCCGCTTACAGCAGGAACTAAAAACTCTGGGGCGGAGGATTGGCAGCTGA